One region of Bradyrhizobium betae genomic DNA includes:
- a CDS encoding primary-amine oxidase, which produces MLDTVKVTAQSATPHALDPLTAEEITAVCTLVRAAAASPENCRFPTVRLEEPTKQQLATGKAGRRAFALTLDITTGEAIEHIVDLARNEIVGRKVIPNREAPYGQPPVMLEEFFKCEAVVKADPGWRAAMIRRGLTDKDIELVQVDPFSSGFFDMEFERGARIVRAVSFFREHLQDNGYAHPIEGVVAVVDLIAGKVIDLTDADPIVPIPRKKRNYGANEVKNPRTDIKPLHIEQPEGASFKVDGWKVDWQKWSFRVGFTPREGLVLHQLSYQDGARKRSLIHRASVTEMVVPYADPTENHFWKSAFDAGEYGLGMLANALELGCDCLGNIHYFDVPAADNKGEPFVMQNAICMHEEDYGIAWKHYEFRNGLFEVRRSRRLVISFFATVGNYDYGFYWYLYQDGTIQLEVKLTGIIQTAAVPSGETYKWGGMVDDNLGGPTHQHFFNVRMHMDLDGGGNTVTEHEFVPRPWGADNPHGNAFDTTTRVLSRERDAAAIANGETGRFWKISNPNETNSVGNAPAYKLVVNPSPLMLAQEGSYVRKRGGFATRHVWVTAFDPDEKYASGDYPNVHAGGDGLPRYAAQNRNIENTDIVVWHSFGHTHVCKPEDFPIMPVEYAGFMLKPTGFFAANAAGDIPPDRNSRSVLAGEEKGGGSSCCHKG; this is translated from the coding sequence ATGCTCGATACCGTCAAAGTCACAGCGCAAAGCGCGACCCCGCATGCGCTCGATCCGCTGACCGCCGAAGAGATCACCGCGGTCTGCACGCTGGTGCGCGCTGCTGCGGCCTCGCCGGAGAATTGCCGCTTCCCGACGGTTCGGCTGGAGGAGCCGACCAAACAGCAGCTGGCCACGGGCAAAGCAGGGCGGCGCGCCTTCGCGCTGACGCTGGACATCACCACGGGCGAGGCGATCGAGCACATCGTCGATCTCGCCCGCAATGAGATTGTCGGCCGCAAAGTCATCCCCAACCGCGAAGCGCCCTACGGGCAGCCGCCGGTGATGCTGGAGGAATTCTTCAAGTGTGAGGCCGTGGTCAAGGCCGACCCCGGCTGGCGCGCGGCGATGATTCGGCGCGGGCTGACCGACAAGGACATCGAGCTGGTTCAGGTCGATCCGTTTTCGTCGGGCTTCTTTGACATGGAGTTCGAGCGCGGCGCCCGCATCGTTCGGGCCGTCAGCTTTTTCCGCGAACATCTCCAGGACAACGGCTATGCGCACCCGATCGAGGGCGTTGTCGCCGTCGTCGACCTGATCGCCGGCAAGGTCATTGATCTCACGGACGCAGACCCTATCGTGCCGATCCCGCGCAAGAAGCGGAACTACGGCGCGAATGAGGTGAAAAACCCGCGCACCGACATCAAGCCGCTGCATATCGAGCAGCCGGAAGGTGCGAGCTTCAAGGTCGATGGCTGGAAGGTCGACTGGCAGAAATGGAGCTTTCGCGTCGGCTTCACGCCGCGCGAGGGCCTGGTGCTGCATCAGCTCAGCTATCAGGACGGTGCGCGAAAGCGCTCGCTGATCCATCGCGCCAGCGTCACCGAGATGGTGGTGCCTTATGCCGATCCGACCGAGAACCACTTCTGGAAGTCGGCGTTCGATGCCGGTGAGTACGGGCTGGGCATGCTTGCCAATGCGCTGGAGCTCGGTTGCGACTGCCTCGGCAACATCCATTACTTCGACGTGCCGGCAGCGGACAACAAGGGCGAGCCCTTTGTGATGCAGAACGCGATCTGCATGCATGAAGAAGACTACGGAATTGCCTGGAAACACTATGAATTCCGCAACGGCCTGTTCGAGGTGCGGCGCTCGCGGCGGCTCGTGATCTCGTTCTTCGCCACCGTCGGCAATTACGACTACGGCTTCTACTGGTACCTGTATCAGGACGGCACGATCCAGCTCGAGGTCAAGCTTACCGGCATCATCCAGACCGCCGCGGTGCCATCCGGCGAGACGTACAAATGGGGCGGCATGGTCGACGACAATCTTGGCGGTCCGACGCACCAGCACTTCTTCAACGTGCGCATGCACATGGATCTCGACGGCGGCGGAAACACCGTCACCGAGCACGAATTCGTGCCGCGGCCCTGGGGCGCGGACAATCCGCACGGCAATGCGTTCGACACCACCACGCGCGTGCTATCTCGCGAGCGCGATGCGGCGGCGATCGCCAATGGCGAGACCGGCCGGTTCTGGAAGATCAGCAATCCCAACGAGACCAACTCGGTCGGCAACGCGCCGGCCTACAAGCTCGTTGTCAATCCGAGCCCGCTGATGCTGGCGCAGGAGGGCAGTTATGTCCGCAAGCGCGGCGGCTTTGCCACCAGGCATGTCTGGGTGACGGCGTTCGATCCGGACGAGAAGTATGCCAGCGGCGACTATCCCAACGTCCACGCCGGCGGGGACGGCCTGCCGCGCTACGCCGCGCAGAACCGCAATATCGAGAACACCGACATCGTGGTGTGGCATTCCTTCGGCCACACCCATGTCTGCAAGCCCGAGGACTTTCCGATCATGCCGGTTGAATATGCCGGATTCATGCTCAAGCCGACCGGCTTCTTCGCAGCCAATGCAGCCGGCGACATCCCGCCTGATCGCAACAGCCGCAGCGTGCTTGCGGGCGAGGAGAAAGGCGGCGGCAGCTCGTGCTGCCACAAGGGCTAG
- a CDS encoding serine hydrolase domain-containing protein: protein MRPTDVMRGSPPAPEAQVTRANWRSFPAIRWGFTHIREVLPTAEVRRSAHPTPIPSAPHELQKLDFTAPDGKPTTIEATLRETFGDALLVMHRGTLIHEWYGDGMSVTTPHLICSISKSIAGTLGGVLAGRGLLDPEARVVRYVPELENSVYGSCTVRNVLDMAVAIKFEEDYEDPAGDVARYRFSSGWDVPPPGVEPGHQRAYLTTLRGTGKPHGKVFHYVSTNTEVLGWVYERACGMPYPRILSEYLWQPLGAEEDGSMTLDSHGMGRIAGGLSVTARDLLRFGEMIRNRGLVDGRQVVPGWWIDDIHENGDPSAWADGDLADIFPGARYRSKWYTIDAARNDLAAIGIHGQWLYIDAATDTVIVKLATQPKAMDIPLDHRWLAAFHAITTHLATR from the coding sequence ATGCGACCGACCGATGTCATGCGCGGCAGCCCGCCCGCGCCAGAGGCCCAGGTGACGCGCGCCAACTGGCGCAGCTTTCCCGCCATCCGCTGGGGCTTTACCCATATCCGCGAGGTGCTGCCGACCGCCGAGGTCCGCCGCTCAGCGCATCCGACGCCGATACCAAGCGCGCCGCACGAACTGCAAAAGCTCGACTTCACCGCACCGGACGGCAAGCCGACCACGATCGAGGCCACGCTGCGGGAGACCTTTGGTGACGCGCTGCTGGTGATGCACCGGGGTACGCTGATCCACGAATGGTACGGCGATGGCATGAGCGTGACCACGCCGCATCTGATCTGCTCGATCAGCAAGTCGATCGCCGGCACGCTCGGCGGCGTGCTCGCAGGCCGCGGGCTGCTCGATCCCGAGGCGAGGGTGGTGCGCTACGTGCCGGAGCTGGAGAACTCCGTCTACGGCAGCTGCACCGTTCGCAACGTCCTCGACATGGCGGTCGCGATCAAGTTCGAGGAGGACTACGAGGACCCCGCCGGCGACGTCGCGCGCTATCGGTTCTCCTCGGGTTGGGACGTGCCGCCGCCTGGCGTCGAGCCCGGCCATCAGCGCGCCTACCTCACCACGCTGCGCGGCACCGGCAAGCCGCATGGCAAGGTGTTCCACTACGTCTCGACCAACACCGAGGTGCTTGGCTGGGTCTATGAGCGCGCTTGCGGCATGCCTTATCCGCGCATCCTCTCCGAATATCTCTGGCAGCCGCTGGGCGCCGAGGAGGACGGCTCCATGACGCTCGACAGTCATGGCATGGGCCGCATCGCCGGCGGCCTCTCGGTCACCGCGCGCGATCTGCTGCGTTTCGGCGAGATGATCCGCAATCGCGGCCTGGTCGACGGACGGCAGGTGGTGCCGGGCTGGTGGATCGACGACATCCACGAGAACGGCGATCCCAGCGCATGGGCCGACGGCGACCTCGCCGACATCTTCCCGGGCGCCCGCTACCGCAGCAAATGGTACACGATCGATGCCGCGCGCAACGATCTCGCCGCAATCGGCATCCACGGCCAGTGGCTCTATATCGATGCGGCCACCGACACCGTTATCGTCAAGCTCGCGACCCAGCCCAAGGCGATGGACATTCCGCTCGACCATCGCTGGCTGGCGGCCTTCCACGCCATCACCACGCATCTTGCCACGCGCTGA
- a CDS encoding helix-turn-helix domain-containing protein, protein MALSATLPIQDSAHNLLQASSTDVDEHCAGLGRWRLSYDQISAGAFRSSFTQLSLPRLEVFREITSQQVRQHGQLGTDSFGIGLPWDGDGELSCNGTSARGARVLASIDAEIDMCTPKAFELRGVVASTVLIAELAARLDIELPRAVWHKLRVIEMAAAPVARLRALLAAIQETIAATPERFDDPAARQALEDALLVEIMDMLPTARASDPGRSSAARRRTVDRARELMHASGERALSLLEVCKAVGASPRKLGYCFQEVVSTSPMHYWRAMRLNRVRRDLKRAGGAETSIYDVAVQHGFWHFSQFSLDYKRHFSELPSETLRRARAA, encoded by the coding sequence ATGGCTTTAAGCGCAACTCTTCCGATTCAGGACTCAGCTCACAATCTGCTTCAGGCGAGCAGTACGGATGTCGATGAGCACTGCGCCGGCCTCGGCCGTTGGCGGCTGAGCTACGATCAGATCAGCGCCGGCGCGTTCCGCAGCAGCTTTACGCAGCTCTCTTTGCCCCGGCTCGAAGTGTTCCGCGAGATCACCAGCCAGCAGGTGCGCCAACACGGCCAGCTCGGTACCGACAGTTTTGGCATCGGCCTGCCCTGGGACGGCGACGGCGAACTCAGCTGCAACGGGACAAGCGCCAGGGGGGCCCGCGTGCTCGCCAGCATCGACGCCGAGATCGACATGTGTACGCCGAAGGCTTTCGAGCTGCGCGGTGTCGTCGCGAGCACGGTGCTGATCGCGGAGTTGGCGGCCCGGCTCGATATCGAGTTGCCGCGCGCCGTCTGGCACAAGTTGCGGGTGATCGAGATGGCGGCGGCGCCGGTCGCGCGGCTGCGCGCCCTTCTTGCCGCCATCCAGGAGACCATCGCGGCCACGCCAGAACGGTTCGACGATCCAGCAGCGCGGCAGGCGTTGGAAGACGCCCTCCTCGTCGAGATCATGGACATGTTGCCGACGGCACGCGCCAGCGACCCCGGCCGAAGCTCAGCGGCCCGGAGGCGCACCGTCGATCGTGCTCGCGAGCTGATGCATGCCAGTGGCGAGCGCGCGCTGTCGTTGCTCGAGGTCTGCAAGGCAGTCGGCGCGAGCCCGCGCAAGCTCGGCTATTGCTTTCAGGAAGTGGTGAGCACCAGCCCGATGCACTATTGGCGGGCGATGCGCCTGAACCGCGTGCGGCGGGATCTCAAACGCGCCGGCGGCGCCGAGACCTCGATCTACGACGTCGCCGTGCAGCACGGCTTCTGGCACTTCAGCCAGTTCTCGCTCGACTACAAGCGCCACTTCTCCGAGCTGCCTTCAGAGACGCTGCGGCGCGCGCGAGCAGCGTAG
- a CDS encoding phospholipase D-like domain-containing protein, producing MRQASSNGTLRARAVAGTYVVILAWDFAPDQENKHSGLMGFAIERTELNNGVQVEKYWMRSIKRFREKDRGLPPGTPVSTADHPIQTFQWGDYTAQSSRTYRYRIVPTYGTAKNLVLDDASAVTVEINTEVEYLLHPDADNDTSRHDVYFNRGVIGSQAYARRFENAEPDTDNPASEEMVWLSRGLFEAMIRFIGLAEDHHFALRAAVYEFHYQPVANAFAKAVEAGADVKIVYDAESSYKVENNATIAKAGLDQADAVIPRTVTEGIRHNKFIVLLKDDAPIGVWFGSTNISKGGIFGHSNVGHIVWDTGIAAAYLNYWDRLAKNLTPTKLRPLNREASPLPAGRPAPGSLTPVFSARDEKDSSETLQWYADRMNEAERIVCFTVAFNIDKVFQSVLAKDNDVLRYVVKDDDLGDGEIIGRDRDVLFAAGSYLGGNALANFLGERDNPLNTNDYIHDKFMLIDPLSDVPLTVTGSANFSQPSQRINDENMLVICGDTRVADIYFGEFMRIFDHHYARYLVRKLTAADRHDPNAGYLKEKTSEWLPPHFNPASYKSKRRRYFLGE from the coding sequence GTGAGACAAGCCTCATCGAATGGCACGTTGCGTGCGCGCGCAGTTGCCGGAACCTATGTGGTGATCCTGGCCTGGGATTTCGCACCGGACCAGGAAAACAAGCATAGCGGCCTGATGGGCTTTGCCATCGAACGCACCGAGCTCAACAACGGGGTCCAGGTCGAAAAATACTGGATGCGAAGTATCAAGCGATTTCGCGAGAAAGATCGCGGGCTGCCGCCCGGTACGCCGGTGAGCACGGCCGACCATCCCATCCAGACTTTTCAATGGGGCGACTATACGGCCCAATCCAGCCGGACCTATCGCTATCGCATCGTCCCAACATATGGCACCGCGAAGAACCTTGTCCTTGACGACGCATCGGCGGTCACGGTCGAGATCAACACGGAGGTCGAGTACCTACTCCATCCCGATGCGGACAACGATACGAGCCGCCATGACGTCTACTTCAATCGCGGGGTAATCGGGTCGCAGGCCTATGCTCGTCGCTTCGAGAATGCAGAGCCTGATACCGACAACCCTGCTTCTGAAGAAATGGTTTGGCTTTCGCGTGGACTCTTCGAGGCGATGATCCGCTTTATCGGTCTTGCCGAGGATCACCACTTTGCGCTTCGGGCGGCGGTTTACGAGTTCCACTATCAGCCGGTCGCGAATGCCTTTGCCAAGGCGGTCGAAGCCGGAGCCGACGTCAAGATCGTCTATGACGCGGAAAGTTCCTACAAAGTCGAAAACAACGCAACGATTGCGAAAGCCGGTCTCGACCAGGCGGATGCGGTGATCCCGCGTACGGTGACGGAGGGTATCCGGCACAACAAATTCATCGTGCTTCTGAAGGATGACGCGCCGATCGGCGTATGGTTTGGCTCAACAAACATCTCAAAGGGCGGAATATTCGGTCACTCCAATGTCGGCCATATCGTGTGGGATACCGGCATTGCTGCTGCGTATCTCAACTATTGGGATCGGCTGGCAAAAAACCTGACGCCGACCAAGCTGCGGCCGCTCAACAGGGAGGCATCGCCCCTGCCAGCCGGGCGACCGGCACCGGGTAGCCTCACACCGGTGTTCAGTGCGCGAGACGAGAAGGATAGCAGCGAGACGCTTCAGTGGTACGCCGACCGAATGAATGAAGCCGAGCGCATCGTCTGCTTTACGGTCGCGTTCAACATCGACAAGGTGTTTCAATCCGTTCTGGCCAAGGACAATGACGTGTTGCGCTACGTCGTCAAGGATGACGATCTGGGCGACGGAGAGATCATCGGACGGGATCGGGACGTGCTGTTCGCGGCGGGGAGCTATTTGGGCGGGAATGCGCTGGCCAATTTTCTAGGGGAGCGTGACAATCCCCTGAATACCAACGACTACATTCACGACAAATTCATGCTGATCGATCCGTTGTCGGACGTTCCCCTGACCGTCACTGGCTCCGCCAATTTCAGTCAGCCGTCCCAGCGGATCAACGATGAGAATATGCTCGTGATCTGCGGCGACACCCGCGTTGCCGACATCTATTTCGGAGAGTTCATGCGAATCTTCGATCACCATTATGCGCGCTATCTCGTGCGTAAGCTGACCGCAGCTGATCGTCACGATCCCAACGCCGGCTACCTGAAGGAAAAGACCAGCGAGTGGCTGCCGCCGCACTTCAACCCAGCGAGCTACAAGTCAAAACGTCGCCGCTATTTTCTTGGTGAATAG
- a CDS encoding MetQ/NlpA family ABC transporter substrate-binding protein produces MRFLATLAAAALLATTAHAETIRVGVTAGPHAEILDVVKKVGAERGLDIKVVEFTDYVIPNQALALKDLEANSFQHEPYLKNQISKTGWKIVKVATTIGSPQGVYSQKYKKLADLPEGARVAIANDPSNGARGLMILALHGVIKLKDNNDVSSTIADITDNPKKLRFVELDAAQLPRALQDVDVVSINNNYAVQAGLNPATDAIARENPDGPWVNILAVREEDKDKPWVKQLIEAYHSEPVKAFLETRFKGTYLPTW; encoded by the coding sequence ATGCGTTTTCTGGCAACCCTTGCGGCTGCAGCCTTGCTTGCGACCACGGCCCACGCCGAGACCATCCGCGTCGGCGTCACCGCCGGGCCCCATGCCGAGATCCTGGACGTCGTGAAGAAGGTCGGCGCCGAGCGCGGCCTCGACATCAAGGTGGTCGAGTTCACCGACTACGTGATCCCGAACCAGGCGCTGGCGCTGAAGGACCTCGAGGCCAACTCGTTCCAGCATGAGCCGTACCTGAAGAACCAGATTTCCAAGACGGGCTGGAAGATCGTCAAGGTCGCGACCACGATCGGCTCGCCGCAGGGCGTCTATTCGCAGAAATACAAGAAGCTCGCGGATCTACCGGAAGGCGCCCGCGTTGCGATCGCCAACGATCCCTCCAACGGCGCGCGCGGCCTGATGATCCTGGCGCTGCACGGCGTCATCAAGCTGAAGGACAACAACGACGTCTCCTCGACCATCGCCGACATCACCGACAACCCGAAGAAGCTTCGCTTCGTCGAGCTCGACGCCGCCCAGCTCCCGCGCGCGCTGCAGGACGTCGACGTCGTCTCGATCAACAACAATTACGCCGTGCAGGCCGGCCTCAATCCAGCAACCGACGCGATCGCGCGTGAAAATCCCGATGGTCCCTGGGTCAACATCCTCGCCGTCCGCGAGGAGGACAAGGACAAGCCGTGGGTGAAGCAGCTGATCGAGGCCTATCATTCCGAGCCCGTGAAGGCGTTCCTGGAGACGCGCTTCAAGGGCACTTATCTGCCGACCTGGTAA
- a CDS encoding methionine ABC transporter permease — protein MSPELINLIIQATGESLYMVGIAALLGTTFGLPLGVFLATSRKGELFSAPAVNRVLGIVVNATRSTPFIILVVAIIPFTRLIAGTSIGSTAAIVPLVIASTPFIARLVEAAIREVDGGLIETASSFGASPIQIVLKVLIPEALPGLVLALTLAVVSLLGYSAMVGAVGGGGLGDLGIRYGYQRFMPEMMLAVVVVLIALVQLVQSAGDYLAGRVNRRLRHR, from the coding sequence ATGTCGCCTGAACTCATCAATCTGATCATCCAGGCCACGGGCGAAAGCCTGTACATGGTCGGTATCGCGGCGCTGCTCGGCACCACCTTCGGCCTGCCGCTCGGCGTCTTCCTCGCGACCAGCCGGAAGGGCGAACTGTTCTCGGCTCCCGCCGTCAATCGCGTGCTCGGCATCGTCGTCAATGCAACGCGCTCGACGCCCTTCATCATCCTCGTCGTCGCCATCATCCCGTTCACCCGGCTGATTGCCGGCACCTCGATCGGCTCGACCGCGGCGATCGTGCCGCTGGTCATCGCATCGACGCCGTTCATCGCGCGTCTCGTCGAGGCTGCGATCCGCGAGGTCGATGGCGGCCTGATCGAGACCGCGTCCTCGTTCGGGGCCTCGCCAATCCAGATCGTGCTCAAGGTGCTGATCCCCGAAGCGCTGCCCGGACTGGTTCTGGCTCTGACGCTCGCGGTGGTCAGCCTGCTCGGCTACTCCGCGATGGTGGGTGCCGTCGGCGGCGGCGGCCTCGGCGACCTCGGCATCCGCTACGGCTACCAGCGCTTCATGCCGGAGATGATGCTCGCCGTCGTGGTCGTGCTGATCGCGCTCGTGCAGCTCGTGCAAAGCGCGGGGGATTATCTGGCGGGCCGGGTCAACCGCCGGCTGCGGCATCGCTGA
- a CDS encoding methionine ABC transporter ATP-binding protein: protein MNAHQSLAIGQPLETLEAISPAAVEAEAMVRFAGISKTYPAYRGKPGVNALQDIDFAIPRGSITGVIGRSGAGKSSLVRLINGLEKPTAGHVIVDGRDISALAGRELRLAQRSIGMIFQHFNLLSSRTAADNIALPLEIAGWSRADIKTRVAELLALVGIADKHDRYPSELSGGQKQRVGIARALATRPSVLLSDEATSALDPQTTRAILDLLANINRELGVTMVLITHEMSVVRQLAKEVVVLDAGHVVESGHVADIFTHPKHPITQSFLAEAIGDSLPVSLQSRIVAEPPVGGQAVIRVQARGAGAGDTLVARLARELGLDVALLSARIDEIGGQHVGSLVLGIPLGNSGGEGAATRTLAWLSQYQFSAERLGYVA, encoded by the coding sequence ATGAACGCCCACCAATCGCTCGCGATCGGACAACCGCTCGAAACGCTCGAAGCGATTTCACCTGCCGCAGTCGAAGCGGAGGCCATGGTCCGTTTCGCTGGCATCTCGAAAACCTATCCGGCCTATCGCGGCAAGCCCGGCGTCAACGCGCTGCAGGATATCGATTTCGCGATTCCGCGCGGTTCGATCACGGGTGTGATCGGCCGTTCCGGCGCCGGTAAGTCGAGTCTGGTCCGGCTGATCAACGGGCTCGAGAAGCCGACCGCGGGTCACGTCATCGTCGATGGCCGAGACATCTCGGCGCTGGCGGGCCGCGAATTGCGGCTGGCGCAGCGCTCGATCGGCATGATCTTCCAGCACTTCAACCTGCTGTCCTCGCGCACGGCGGCCGACAACATCGCGCTACCGCTCGAGATCGCCGGCTGGTCCAGGGCCGACATCAAGACCCGCGTCGCGGAGCTGCTGGCGCTGGTCGGCATCGCCGACAAGCACGACCGTTATCCGTCGGAACTGTCGGGCGGCCAGAAGCAGCGCGTCGGCATCGCGCGAGCGCTGGCGACGCGGCCGAGCGTACTTCTGTCGGACGAGGCGACCTCGGCGCTCGATCCGCAGACCACGCGCGCCATTCTCGATCTGCTCGCCAACATCAACCGCGAGCTGGGCGTGACCATGGTGCTGATCACCCATGAAATGTCGGTCGTGCGTCAGCTCGCCAAGGAAGTCGTGGTGTTAGATGCCGGCCACGTCGTCGAGAGCGGCCATGTCGCCGACATCTTCACCCATCCCAAACATCCGATCACGCAATCCTTCCTGGCCGAGGCGATCGGCGACAGCCTGCCGGTCTCGCTGCAAAGCCGGATCGTGGCGGAGCCGCCTGTCGGCGGGCAGGCCGTGATCCGCGTCCAGGCCCGCGGGGCAGGGGCCGGCGACACGCTGGTGGCGCGGCTCGCGCGCGAGCTCGGCCTCGATGTGGCGCTGCTGTCGGCCCGCATCGACGAGATCGGCGGCCAGCATGTGGGCTCGCTGGTGCTCGGCATTCCTCTTGGCAATTCTGGGGGCGAGGGCGCGGCGACGCGCACGCTTGCCTGGCTGTCTCAATATCAATTCTCGGCGGAGCGTCTCGGCTATGTCGCCTGA
- a CDS encoding anion permease, giving the protein MTAGSQVPEAKGFRWKLIAPLVVWLAIYLWPVPTGLNVNQWHYFAVFAAVITGLILESMPVGAVGLIGLTVGGGSTAAACEVMLEKK; this is encoded by the coding sequence ATGACCGCTGGCTCGCAGGTGCCTGAGGCGAAAGGGTTTCGCTGGAAGCTGATTGCACCGCTCGTGGTGTGGCTGGCGATCTATCTGTGGCCGGTACCGACGGGCCTCAACGTCAATCAGTGGCACTATTTTGCAGTGTTCGCGGCCGTCATCACCGGGCTCATCCTGGAATCGATGCCGGTCGGCGCGGTCGGCTTGATCGGCCTCACGGTCGGCGGCGGCAGCACGGCGGCGGCATGCGAGGTGATGCTCGAGAAGAAATAG
- a CDS encoding enoyl-CoA hydratase/isomerase family protein produces MTDYVKIEKGHGPDGRIAIVRFDRGDGINALSPEALRQLTSAARSFEDDSATSVVVLTGSASVFSAGFDLKDAEGRARKDMDLGTLRRHLKLGPRLTHAWQEMEQITIAAIEGFCVGGGVALAVALDFRVMGRDAHLRVPEVGLGMNMSWQSIPRMLHLIGPARTKQAVILADQRISADEAYEWGLVEQVVDPGHAFDAAMELARKVAAQPPLSVAMTKLTVNRLAHALDDLTSHMDVDQFALASLSEDHKEGVDAFLTRRKPKFRGR; encoded by the coding sequence TTGACGGACTATGTCAAGATCGAGAAGGGCCATGGGCCGGACGGGCGGATCGCGATCGTGCGGTTCGACCGCGGCGACGGCATCAACGCGCTGTCACCGGAAGCACTGCGCCAGCTCACCTCGGCCGCGCGCAGCTTCGAAGACGATTCCGCGACCTCCGTCGTGGTGTTGACGGGCAGCGCCAGCGTGTTCAGTGCCGGCTTCGATCTCAAGGACGCCGAAGGCCGCGCGCGCAAGGACATGGACCTCGGCACGCTCAGGCGGCACCTCAAGCTCGGGCCGCGCCTGACTCACGCCTGGCAGGAGATGGAGCAGATCACGATCGCGGCGATCGAAGGCTTCTGCGTCGGTGGCGGCGTGGCTCTGGCCGTGGCGCTCGACTTCCGCGTCATGGGCCGCGACGCGCATTTGCGCGTGCCCGAGGTCGGGCTCGGCATGAACATGAGCTGGCAGAGCATCCCGCGCATGCTGCATTTGATTGGTCCAGCCCGCACCAAACAGGCGGTGATCCTGGCCGATCAGCGCATCTCGGCGGACGAGGCCTACGAATGGGGCCTGGTCGAGCAGGTGGTCGACCCTGGCCATGCGTTCGACGCCGCGATGGAGCTTGCGCGCAAGGTCGCCGCGCAGCCGCCGCTCTCGGTCGCCATGACGAAGCTCACCGTCAACCGGCTCGCGCATGCGCTGGACGATCTCACCAGCCACATGGATGTCGACCAGTTTGCCCTCGCAAGCCTCAGCGAGGACCACAAAGAAGGCGTCGATGCATTCCTGACGCGGCGCAAGCCGAAGTTCAGGGGGCGATAG
- the nthA gene encoding nitrile hydratase subunit alpha, whose amino-acid sequence MSEHHHHHDHDHSELSETELRVRALETILTEKGYVEPAALDAIIQAYETKIGPHNGARVVAKAWTDPAFRAALLEDGSKAIGTLGHVSRVGDHLVVVANTPERHNMVVCTLCSCYPWEMLGLPPVWYKASPYRSRAVKDPRGVLADFDVSLPKDMEIRVWDSTAETRFLVLPMRPEGTEGWSEEQLAELVTRDSMIGTGFPKTPGAPS is encoded by the coding sequence ATGAGCGAGCATCATCATCACCACGATCACGACCATTCCGAACTGTCGGAGACCGAGCTGCGCGTGCGCGCGCTCGAGACGATTCTGACCGAAAAAGGCTATGTCGAGCCGGCTGCGCTCGACGCCATCATCCAGGCCTACGAGACCAAGATCGGCCCGCATAACGGCGCGCGCGTCGTCGCCAAGGCCTGGACCGATCCGGCCTTCAGAGCCGCGCTGCTGGAGGACGGCAGCAAGGCCATCGGCACGCTCGGCCATGTCAGCCGCGTCGGCGACCATCTCGTCGTGGTCGCGAACACCCCTGAGCGCCACAACATGGTCGTGTGCACGCTGTGCTCCTGCTACCCTTGGGAAATGCTGGGACTGCCGCCGGTCTGGTACAAGGCCTCGCCCTACCGCTCGCGCGCGGTCAAGGACCCGCGCGGCGTGCTCGCCGATTTCGACGTCAGCTTACCGAAGGACATGGAAATCCGGGTCTGGGACTCGACCGCCGAGACGCGCTTCCTGGTGCTGCCGATGCGGCCCGAGGGCACCGAAGGCTGGAGCGAGGAGCAGCTCGCAGAGCTCGTCACGCGCGATTCCATGATCGGCACCGGCTTCCCCAAAACGCCCGGAGCGCCCTCATGA